From Coffea arabica cultivar ET-39 chromosome 2e, Coffea Arabica ET-39 HiFi, whole genome shotgun sequence, the proteins below share one genomic window:
- the LOC140036839 gene encoding uncharacterized protein: protein MGVETPETGMVTSPVGIAMDFPVIDGAMSCSPPKMPSRLLRRMSDPKTSTPPTVEQIEAKLRHAHLRRQKFYEHLSSKARPKPRSPSQSSSDEDDRGQRLEAKLQAAEQKRLSILAEARMRLAKLDELRQAAKNGAEMRFRKERAELGTKMELRVQQAETNRMLILKAYKQRRAMLKERTSQSLLRRMARESKYKERIRAAICQKRAAAEKKRLGLLEAEKKRACARILQVRKVAKRISHQREIKRREIQNKLEDRLQRAKRQRAEYLMQRGRGHGSVRGNGKQIHEQADVLSRKLARCWRCFYKLRKTSLQLAKSYNALKINKSSVTALPFEKLALMIESGSTLKTTKALLDRLEIRYVLSRVFASTPSPSSWDDIDHLLKRVASPKRRATPRKSMGNREARKQGSSKQAPKTPPKLSRYQVRVVLCAYMILGHPASVFSGHGDREIALAESAEKFVREFELLVEIMLYGPRENSNNPDHASTRRLNFRSQLAAFDSAWCSYLNSFVVWKVKDAESLEEDLVRAACHLELSMIQTCRMTPEGESGSLTHDMKAIQRQVTEDQKLLREKVHHLSGDAGIKRMETAISETRTKYFQARENGSPVGSPFTDVSSPITASIPTSHPCLGTSEKSSTVNGNTQKPNNVARRLFGDKDNLSEVSADRQSHTSGVKMDLENELIVNESVHGEQLVHDENISFADGSQNSMEEKVKETMKKAFWDGIIESVEQNEPNFGRIIELMREVRDEIRWMAPESWKGDISEVIDLDILSQVLSTGNLDMDYLGKILEFALITVEKLSAPAHTEELKAKHRGFLEELAEMCRAGDASRKSHIIALVRGLRYVLDQIQTLKQEVSKARIRLLEPLLKGPAGLDFLRKAFIKHCGDPDDALTTLPLTMQWLLSVRDIKDQQWAEHTNILLELIRSHESSSERSVPSTTLRTGGSFSVRSGNQASLVSSSATSSSGAECKGEKVDLMVRLGLLKLVSEISGITEASLPETLKLNFMRLRTVQARIQKIIVIATSILVLQQTFFSERIAISHGDTERIVLSSVRQLTDLLDMTKDAGILEITELITRVVDDCGSVDNTKLQSIKNIMARMLTKSLQAGDTIFSRISHAIYVASRGVVLGGSGTHGRELAEIALRQVGAASLLDEVVGAASVLVVAATVSMNVHGPWYARLLENV, encoded by the exons ATGGGAGTGGAGACGCCGGAGACTGGAATGGTGACGTCACCGGTGGGAATAGCCATGGATTTTCCGGTGATCGATGGAGCCATGTCTTGTTCGCCGCCCAAGATGCCTTCCAGGCTTCTCCGGAGGATGTCCGACCCCAAAACTTCCACTCCTCCTACTGTTGAACAAATTGAAGCCAAGCTTCGTCACGCTCATCTTCGTCGTCAG AAATTTTACGAGCATTTATCAAGCAAGGCAAGGCCGAAGCCCAGAAGTCCTTCACAATCCTCATCTGACGAGGACGATCGTGGACAGCGTCTCGAGGCTAAGCTTCAAGCTGCTGAACAGAAAAG GTTGAGCATTCTAGCAGAGGCTCGGATGCGCCTTGCAAAGCTGGATGAGCTGCGGCAAGCAGCTAAAAATGGTGCAGAAATGCGTTTTAGGAAGGAAAGAGCTGAATTAGGCACAAAGATGGAATTGCGGGTTCAGCAGGCAGAAACTAATAGAATGCTTATCCTGAAGGCTTACAAGCAAAGGAGGGCCATGTTGAAGGAGAGGACATCTCAATCATTATTGCGAAGGATGGCTCGAGAGAGCAAGTATAAGGAGCGAATTCGTGCTGCTATCTGTCAAAAGCGTGCAGCTGCTGAGAAGAAGCGATTAGGTTTGCTGGAAGCTGAGAAAAAGAGGGCATGTGCAAGAATACTTCAAGTGCGAAAGGTAGCAAAGCGCATCTCTCACCAGCGGGAGATTAAGAGACGGGAAATACAAAACAAGTTGGAAGACAGGCTTCAACGG GCTAAGAGACAGAGAGCGGAATATTTGATGCAGAGAGGAAGGGGCCATGGTTCTGTTCGTGGTAATGGGAAACAAATCCATGAGCAGGCGGATGTTCTTTCTAGGAAATTGGCAAG GTGCTGGAGGTGCTTTTATAAGCTGAGGAAAACCAGTCTACAACTGGCAAAGTCCTACAATGCACTGAAAATTAATAAGAGCTCTGTGACAGCATTGCCATTTGAGAAGCTGGCACTTATGATTGAATCAGGATCTACACTTAAGACGACAAAAGCTTTGCTTGACCGGCTTGAGATTCGATATGTATTGTCACGGGTGTTTGCTTCGACTCCTAGTCCTTCTAGTTGGGATGACATTGATCACCTTCTCAAGCGAGTAGCATCCCCGAAAAGGAGAGCTACACCCAGGAAATCTATGGGAAATAGAGAGGCTAGGAAACAAGGCTCCAGCAAACAAGCACCCAAAACTCCTCCTAAATTATCTAGGTACCAAGTGAGAGTTGTGCTTTGTGCTTACATGATACTGGGCCACCCAGCCTCAGTTTTTAGTGGTCATGGAGATCGTGAAATTGCTCTGGCAGAGTCTGCTGAAAAATTTGTGAGGGAATTTGAGTTGTTGGTTGAAATTATGTTATATGGGCCTAGAGAGAATTCTAACAATCCTGATCATGCGTCAACAAGAAGATTGAACTTTAGGTCTCAGCTTGCAGCTTTCGATTCAGCATGGTGTTCTTATTTGAATAGCTTTGTTGTGTGGAAAGTGAAAGATGCCGAGTCTCTCGAGGAGGATTTAGTGAGAGCTGCTTGCCATCTCGAGCTTTCAATGATTCAGACTTGCAGGATGACTCCTGAGGGTGAGAGTGGTTCTCTTACTCATGATATGAAGGCTATACAGAGACAG GTAACAGAAGATCAGAAACTTTTGAGGGAGAAGGTTCATCATCTGAGTGGGGATGCTGGCATTAAACGTATGGAAACTGCAATTTCTGAAACAAGAACAAAATATTTTCAGGCAAGGGAGAATGGGAGTCCTGTTGGTTCACCTTTCACTGATGTTTCTTCTCCCATTACTGCTAGTATCCCAACTTCCCATCCTTGTCTCGGTACCTCAGAAAAAAGTAGTACTGTGAATGGGAATACTCAAAAGCCAAATAATGTGGCGAGGAGATTATTTGGGGATAAAGATAATCTGAGTGAAGTTAGTGCTGACAGGCAGTCCCACACTTCTGGTGTGAAGATGGATTTGGAGAATGAGTTGATTGTAAACGAAAGCGTTCATGGAGAGCAACTTGTACATGATGAAAACATTAGTTTTGCAGATGGCAGCCAAAACAGTATGGAG GAAAAGGTGAAAGAGACAATGAAGAAAGCTTTCTGGGATGGCATAATCGAATCAGTGGAACAGAATGAACCAAATTTTGGCCGCATTATTGAACTAATGAGGGAGGTCAGAGATGAAATTAGATGGATGGCGCCAGAGAGCTGGAAAGGAGATATTTCTGAAGTGATTGATCTGGACATTCTTTCTCAG GTATTGAGTACGGGTAATCTAGACATGGACTATCTTGGGAAGATTTTGGAGTTTGCACTGATCACAGTAGAGAAGCTTTCTGCTCCGGCTCATACCGAAGAATTGAAGGCTAAACATCGTGGGTTTTTGGAAGAATTGGCTGAGATGTGTCGAGCTGGGGATGCATCAAGAAAGTCGCATATCATAGCACTTGTTAGGGGTTTGCGTTATGTATTAGACCAAATACAG ACACTCAAGCAAGAGGTCAGTAAAGCACGTATACGACTTCTCGAACCATTGCTCAAGGGACCTGCTGGTCTGGATTTTCTTAGGAAAGCTTTCATCAAACACTGTGGGGATCCTGATGATGCCCTGACCACCTTACCACTGACAATGCAGTGGCTTTTGTCTGTAAGAGACATTAAAGACCAACAATGGGCCGAACACACTAATATTCTGTTGGAATTGATTAGAAGCCATGAATCCTCATCTGAAAGGTCGGTGCCTTCAACCACACTTCGAACTGGGGGAAGCTTTTCGGTGAGAAGTGGAAATCAAGCATCGCTAGTTTCTTCCTCTGCTACTAGCTCTTCAG GGGCAGAATGCAAGGGAGAAAAGGTGGATTTGATGGTGAGGCTTGGGTTGCTAAAGTTGGTTAGTGAGATCTCTGGTATAACCGAAGCAAGCTTGCCTGAAACCCTGAAGCTCAATTTTATGAGGTTGAGGACTGTTCAGGCTCGCATTCAGAAGATCATTGTAATTGCTACAAG CATCCTAGTCCTGCAGCAGACCTTTTTTAGTGAGAGAATCGCAATCAGCCATGGGGACACTGAGCGTATTGTCTTGAGTAGCGTTAGACAATTGACTGATCTCCTGGACATGACCAAGGATGCTGGTATCTTGGAGATCACTGAGTTAATAACTAGAGTTGTAGATGATTGTGGTTCTGTTGATAACACGAAGCTCCAATCGATAAAAAATATCATGGCTCGGATGTTAACCAAAAGCCTTCAAGCTGGGGATACTATTTTTAGTCGGATATCCCATGCAATCTATGTAGCTAGTAGAGGTGTTGTACTTGGTGGTAGTGGTACGCATGGAAGAGAATTAGCTGAGATTGCATTACGGCAAGTTGGTGCAGCTAGTCTTTTGGATGAGGTGGTTGGCGCTGCATCAGTACTGGTGGTGGCAGCTACCGTGTCAATGAATGTTCATGGGCCATGGTATGCACGTTTGTTGGAGAACGTGTGA
- the LOC113731880 gene encoding uncharacterized protein isoform X1 has translation MKFFSFSRLRLRNRRNPNPIPNFPAHPNPERHHAIPGESGTEEPEDDDDDEVLAGGTGSRGDGASREAVHFLDEEDDYRTAATSSSGWRTGDEDDEISSSGERYLTAGSSSSRSSREGRGIFVNDGNSMNATASTTSSVAPTSLAVSEGKRNTDSPPTDDCCPICFGAFVVPCRASCGHWYCGGCILQYWDYGAALQPCNCPMCSRKITNLTPEASLVLQQQVEVAEVLKNVQKYNRLFVGGIYGFILKLLELPLYVRRMFQDMMNPDRPGAHLNKLRILAMLMGLLYTVSPFDFLRIGRQNVIDVFDYSAMALSFILYLVGLYLRRRRFQRVREMAAIQL, from the exons ATGAAGTTCTTCTCTTTCTCTCGCCTGCGTCTCAGAAATCGTCGTAACCCTAACCCTATCCCCAATTTTCCTGCGCATCCAAATCCAGAGCGTCATCATGCGATCCCTGGCGAAAGCGGAACGGAAGAACCAGAAGACGACGACGACGATGAAGTCCTCGCCGGAGGAACAGGTAGCCGTGGAGATGGTGCAAGTCGAGAGGCTGTCCATTTCTTAGATGAGGAGGATGATTATAGAACGGCAGCAACGTCGTCGAGTGGGTGGAGAACTGGAGATGAGGATGATGAAATTTCTAGTAGTGGAGAGAGGTATTTGACGGCGGGTTCTTCTTCTTCGAGGTCTTCTAGGGAGGGTAGGGGAATATTTGTGAATGATGGGAATTCGATGAATGCTACGGCTTCTACGACCTCGTCGGTGGCGCCTACGAGTCTTGCAGTGTCAGAAGGGAAGAGAAATACGGATAGTCCGCCGACTGATGATTGCTGTCCTATTTGCTTTGGTGCCTTCGTCGTTCCATGTAGAGCTTCCTGTGGCCATTGGTATTGTG GAGGCTGCATTTTGCAGTATTGGGACTATGGTGCAGCACTTCAGCCTTGCAACTGCCCAATGTGCTCCCGTAAAATAACGAATTTGACACCTGAGGCATCCTTAGTCCTGCAACAGCAAGTTGAAGTAGCTGAAGTTTTaaaaaatgttcaaaagtaTAATCGTCTTTTTGTCGGAGGAATATATGGTTTCATTCTG AAGCTGCTTGAGTTGCCCCTTTATGTCAGGAGAATGTTTCAGGATATGATGAATCCTGATAGACCTGGGGCTCATCTCAACAAATTACGTATTCTTGCA atGCTTATGGGTCTTCTTTACACAGTCAGCCCCTTCGATTTCTTGCGTATAG GTAGACAAAATGTTATTGATGTTTTTGACTACTCAGCAATGGCCCTCTCATTCATCTTGTATCTAGTTGGCCTTTATCTCCGAAGAAGGCGCTTCCAGCGTGTGAGGGAGATGGCTGCTATCCAACTTTGA
- the LOC113731880 gene encoding uncharacterized protein isoform X2 produces the protein MKFFSFSRLRLRNRRNPNPIPNFPAHPNPERHHAIPGESGTEEPEDDDDDEVLAGGTGSRGDGASREAVHFLDEEDDYRTAATSSSGWRTGDEDDEISSSGERYLTAGSSSSRSSREGRGIFVNDGNSMNATASTTSSVAPTSLAVSEGKRNTDSPPTDDCCPICFGAFVVPCRASCGHWYCGGCILQYWDYGAALQPCNCPMCSRKITNLTPEASLVLQQQVEVAEVLKNVQKYNRLFVGGIYGFILKLLELPLYVRRMFQDMMNPDRPGAHLNKLRILAVDKMLLMFLTTQQWPSHSSCI, from the exons ATGAAGTTCTTCTCTTTCTCTCGCCTGCGTCTCAGAAATCGTCGTAACCCTAACCCTATCCCCAATTTTCCTGCGCATCCAAATCCAGAGCGTCATCATGCGATCCCTGGCGAAAGCGGAACGGAAGAACCAGAAGACGACGACGACGATGAAGTCCTCGCCGGAGGAACAGGTAGCCGTGGAGATGGTGCAAGTCGAGAGGCTGTCCATTTCTTAGATGAGGAGGATGATTATAGAACGGCAGCAACGTCGTCGAGTGGGTGGAGAACTGGAGATGAGGATGATGAAATTTCTAGTAGTGGAGAGAGGTATTTGACGGCGGGTTCTTCTTCTTCGAGGTCTTCTAGGGAGGGTAGGGGAATATTTGTGAATGATGGGAATTCGATGAATGCTACGGCTTCTACGACCTCGTCGGTGGCGCCTACGAGTCTTGCAGTGTCAGAAGGGAAGAGAAATACGGATAGTCCGCCGACTGATGATTGCTGTCCTATTTGCTTTGGTGCCTTCGTCGTTCCATGTAGAGCTTCCTGTGGCCATTGGTATTGTG GAGGCTGCATTTTGCAGTATTGGGACTATGGTGCAGCACTTCAGCCTTGCAACTGCCCAATGTGCTCCCGTAAAATAACGAATTTGACACCTGAGGCATCCTTAGTCCTGCAACAGCAAGTTGAAGTAGCTGAAGTTTTaaaaaatgttcaaaagtaTAATCGTCTTTTTGTCGGAGGAATATATGGTTTCATTCTG AAGCTGCTTGAGTTGCCCCTTTATGTCAGGAGAATGTTTCAGGATATGATGAATCCTGATAGACCTGGGGCTCATCTCAACAAATTACGTATTCTTGCA GTAGACAAAATGTTATTGATGTTTTTGACTACTCAGCAATGGCCCTCTCATTCATCTTGTATCTAG